One Pyrus communis chromosome 4, drPyrComm1.1, whole genome shotgun sequence genomic region harbors:
- the LOC137732768 gene encoding uncharacterized protein produces the protein MSSSRRVYKQLEEQHKRLLAQQEELVNLEEGGGGDKAFAMEEDEDDDHRRQRASHSHRVMEAVGQRAKPRRATNFDRKRERRGKDLLEDYFIPKNVFPDHVFRRRFRMQRSLFDKIMSVICNRHPNFVPKEDVFHVLGFLPEQKITAALRMLTYGASADQVDKITRMGKTTVLESLMRFCSTIEVLYTNEYL, from the coding sequence atgtcttcttcaaggagagtaTATAAACAGCTTGAGGAGCAACACAAAagattgttggcacaacaggaagaattggtcaatctcgaggaaggtggaggtggagataaGGCTTTCGcgatggaggaggatgaggatgatgaccATAGAAGGCAaagggcctcacattcccatCGTGTCATGGAAGCTGTGGGTCAAAGAGCCAAACCCAGACGTGCCACAAACTTCgatagaaaaagggaaagacgaggtaaagatctcttggaagattattttattcccaaaaACGTattccctgatcatgtttttagacgtcgttttagaatgcaacgaagtttgttcgacAAAATTATGAGTGTTATTTGCAACCGTCATCCAAACTTTGTACCAAAAGAggatgtttttcatgttctaggttttcttcctgagcaaaaaattacggctgccttgcgaatgcttacatatggagcatctgcagatcaagtggataAGATCAcgaggatgggaaaaacaactgTTCTAgagtccctgatgcggttttgctctaCAATTGAAGTgctctacaccaatgagtacctctAA
- the LOC137731885 gene encoding mediator of RNA polymerase II transcription subunit 8 has translation MAAMEGVLQNQPPQPQQPPQPMAVERLNDAVQQQLNLEAVKTRAISLFKAISRILEDLNAYAYANTTPKWQDILSQYSMVNLELFNIVDEIKKVSKAFVVHPKNVNAENATVLPVMLSSKLLPEMEVEDNGKREQLLHGLQNLPLSSQIDKLKARIDMIGAACESAEKVLADTRKAYCFGTRQGIPIVPTLDKAQAAKIQEQENLLRTAVNFGEGLRLPGDQRQNAPTLPMHLVDVLSVGDGVQTFPEASGMYSKNTPVSSSNLAGQSPLMQVSGSQIMGRPAASPGGASVSNFDNTTTSPLPYANSPRSGTTMMNTPSPQQQSQQQKQQQQQPQQQKLMQLPQHQQLLAQQQFRHNAMQGIGQLHGQHQVQFSQPLGHQQFQGRQLPSGHVQHGIGQNQLNPGSQLNRHLSQFSGTANSALFNAAQTTPSQMIPNMSATMSSPSVLPRMQFEMPGSNPQRSHASQILSDQMFNMGAANTGGMMPLQQQLQQQQQQQQLQHGSQGSFGNIPPNAQNLQSNMVALQSTPQNHPNFGQQRQQNQQ, from the exons ATGGCCGCCATGGAAGGCGTTCTCCAGAACCAACCTCCTCAGCCCCAACAACCGCCGCAACCCATGGCGGTGGAGAGACTAAACGACGCCGTGCAGCAGCAGCTGAATCTCGAGGCCGTCAAGACCCGAGCCATCAGCCTCTTCAAAGCCATCTCCCGCATTCTCGAAGACCTCAACGCCTACGCTTACGCCAACACCACGCCCAAATGGCAAGACATCCTGAGCCAGTACTCCATGGTCAACCTCGAGCTCTTCAATATCGTCGACGAAATCAAAAAGGTCTCCAAGGCCTTCGTGGTGCACCCCAAGAACGTCAACGCCGAAAACGCCACGGTGTTGCCAGTGATGCTGTCGTCAAAGCTGTTGCCGGAGATGGAGGTTGAAGACAATGGAAAGAGGGAGCAATTGCTTCATGGGTTGCAGAACCTCCCACTTTCTTCCCAAATTGACAAGCTTAAG GCGAGGATTGATATGATTGGAGCTGCTTGTGAAAGTGCAGAGAAAGTGTTGGCTGATACACGAAAAGCTTACTGTTTTGGAACCCGTCAAGGCATTCCGATTGTTCCTACTCTGGACAAGGCGCAGGCTGCCAAAATTCAAGAGCAAGAGAATCTTCTCCGAACTGCAGTTAACTTTGGCGAAG GTTTACGGTTACCTGGAGATCAAAGACAGAATGCACCTACACTTCCAATGCATCTGGTAGATGTACTCAGTGTAGGTGATGGAGTGCAAACTTTCCCTGAAGCATCGG GGATGTACTCAAAGAATACCCCTGTATCATCAAGTAACTTGGCTGGTCAGAGCCCTCTAATGCAG GTTTCTGGATCACAAATTATGGGAAGGCCAGCTGCATCTCCTGGTGGTGCAAGTGTTTCAAACTTTGATAACACAACTACATCTCCGCTGCCATATGCCAACTCACCAAGGTCTGGTACAACTATGATGAATACCCCATCTCCTCAACAACAAAGCCAGCAACAGAAGCAACAACAACAGCAGCCACAGCAGCAGAAGTTGATGCAATTACCTCAGCATCAGCAACTCCTGGCTCAGCAACAATTTAGGCACAATGCAATGCAAGGAATAGGACAA TTACATGGACAGCATCAAGTGCAATTCTCTCAGCCACTGGGGCACCAGCAATTTCAAGGTCGGCAGTTGCCCTCTGGACATGTACAACATGGCATTGGTCAGAACCAACTTAACCCGGGAAGCCAATTGAATCGCCATCTTAGCCAGTTTTCTGGCACTGCTAATAGTGCATTGTTTAATGCTGCTCAAACGACACCAAGTCAAATG ATACCAAACATGTCGGCTACTATGTCCTCGCCATCAGTTCTGCCACGAATGCAG TTCGAAATGCCTGGTAGCAATCCTCAGAGGAGTCACGCTTCCCAAATTTTGAGTGATCAAA TGTTTAATATGGGAGCAGCAAATACCGGTGGTATGATGCCTCTACAACAGcagctgcagcagcagcagcagcagcagcaactgCAACATGGTTCACAAGGTTCGTTCGGAAACATTCCGCCGAATGCTCAGAATCTGCAGTCTAATATGGTAGCACTTCAGAGCACACCACAAAATCATCCCAATTTTGGCCAGCAGAGACAACAAAACCAGCAATGA